A stretch of Methanosphaera cuniculi DNA encodes these proteins:
- a CDS encoding DUF2149 domain-containing protein: MSLRRSGLRQMPEEDIDPMASAVNLTDIMLVLAVGFLIFAVMSTGATSISQASQSQSSPAQTTELNEQTTELNEQPEAVTSSGSGYEQKGTVYQDPKTGKMVMVSS; this comes from the coding sequence ATGTCATTAAGAAGAAGTGGATTAAGGCAAATGCCAGAAGAAGATATAGATCCAATGGCATCAGCTGTTAACTTAACTGATATTATGCTTGTACTTGCTGTGGGATTTCTAATATTTGCTGTTATGTCAACAGGAGCAACTAGTATTTCACAAGCAAGTCAATCACAATCAAGTCCAGCTCAAACTACAGAACTAAATGAACAAACAACTGAACTAAATGAACAACCAGAAGCTGTAACATCATCAGGTTCTGGATATGAACAAAAAGGTACAGTATATCAAGATCCAAAAACTGGAAAAATGGTAATGGTATCATCGTAG
- a CDS encoding MotA/TolQ/ExbB proton channel family protein — protein sequence MASTIPGGDILSGVLNVIAQSLLLPVMILLVIFIIFAIIELGSILAEYTSRKKITSQEKAKLIEDITVSPKDQMCNFINNSNFNKRDKEILCIIANLNTTEYDSTTREILARNLLEGQENNVLKSLEKDDIVAKVGSACGLLGTIIPMGPGLAALGAGDMTTLTSNLTVAFNTTTAGLAAGSLCYVIAKIRRRWYQKDIGDLYDVAEAILEVLKCH from the coding sequence ATGGCCAGTACAATACCTGGTGGAGATATATTATCTGGAGTTTTAAATGTAATAGCACAGAGTCTATTACTTCCAGTTATGATTTTACTTGTAATATTCATAATATTTGCAATTATTGAACTTGGATCAATACTAGCTGAATATACAAGTCGTAAAAAAATTACAAGTCAAGAAAAAGCAAAACTTATTGAAGATATTACTGTCTCCCCTAAAGATCAAATGTGTAATTTCATCAATAACTCAAATTTTAATAAACGTGATAAAGAAATACTCTGTATTATTGCAAATCTTAATACTACAGAATATGACAGTACAACACGTGAAATCCTTGCACGAAACCTTCTTGAAGGACAAGAAAATAATGTGCTAAAATCACTTGAAAAAGATGATATTGTAGCAAAAGTTGGATCTGCATGTGGACTTCTTGGTACAATTATACCTATGGGTCCAGGACTTGCAGCACTTGGTGCAGGGGATATGACAACATTAACATCAAACTTAACAGTTGCATTTAACACAACAACTGCAGGACTTGCTGCAGGTTCATTATGTTATGTTATAGCAAAAATAAGAAGACGATGGTATCAAAAAGATATCGGAGACTTATATGATGTTGCAGAAGCAATACTTGAGGTTTTAAAATGTCATTAA